The DNA region GCGGCTCCGGCGTGCCCGAGATCGCTCCCGCTCCGGCCGAGACGGTGACGATCACCGCGCGGCTGCGTCACTCCGAGGCGCTGGCGCAGAACCGGGCGCCGTTCGTCGCCGACGGGGCCCAGCAGGTGTACTCGATCAACACCGAACAGATCTCGGCGCTCACCGGGGTGCCGTTGACGTCGGCGTACCTGCAGCTGGTCGACGATCAGCCCGGAGGCCTGGGCGCGATTCCGTTGCCGCACCTCGACGCCGGACCGTTTCTGTCCTACGGGATTCAGTGGATCGCGTTCGGCGTGATCGCCCCACTTGGCGTGGGCTACTTCGTGTACTCGGAGATCAAGGTGCGCCGGCGCGAGAAGGCGCTGGCACGCGACGCCGATGACCGGGGTGAACTCAGCGCCGAGGAGAAGCTCGCCGACCGCTACGGCAGACGGCACTGACCCCCACCGCGAACACCGCCGCGGACAACTGCACCGCCCGCGACAGCCGCACCGCGCGCGACAGGTCGGCCACCTCGGGCCGCCGGCCCTCCCCGAGTGTCGGCCGGATCTCAAGCTGGTGGGCGTACTGGGTTGGGCCGCCGAGCTGCACCCCGAGCGCGCCGGCGAACGCAGCCTCGGCCACCCCGGCGTTCGGGCTGGGATGTTTGGCAGCGTCGCGCCGCCACGCCCGCCACGCCGCCGCCGGTGAGCCACCCACTAACGGGGCACACCCGACCACCAGCAACCCGGTGACGCGCGCTCCGACCAGATTGGCCACGTCGTCGAACTTCGCCGCGGCCCAGCCGAACCGGGTGTAGCGCTCGGAGCGGTGACCGATCATTGCGTCGAGGGTGTTCGCGGCGCGGTAGACCAGCACACCGGGCGCACCGGCCACGCTGACCCAGACCAGCGGCGCGACCTGGGCGTCGGAGGTGTTCTCGGCGATGGACTCCAGCGCCGCGCGGGTCAGGCCCGCCACGTCGAGCGCGCGCGGGTCGCGTCCGCACAGCGACGGCAACAGACGCCGTGCGGCCTGGACATCACCGGCGGCCAGCAGCGCCGCCATCTGATGTCCGGTGCGGCACAGCGACGTCCCGCCCAGCGCAACGAACGTCGCGGCGGCCACCCACGCCATCTCTGCCGGCGGTCCCCGCCGAGCACTACAGCGCTGCACGACCGTCGCGGCGGCAGCCACGGCTGTCAACAGGCCCGCGGTGTACACAATTCCGGCGCTGCGGTTGTCGCGGTAAACGCGCTGTTCCGCAGCGGCTGCGGCGGTCCCGAACAGCGCCACCGGGTGCCCGCGTTGCGGATCGCCGAAGGCAGAGTCGGCGATTGCCGCGGCAGCGATGCCGGCCGAGCGACCCAGACCAACCCACACGGACATCCCCGCAGCGTCTCACAGCGCATTCGGCCACCGCCGCGAGGCCAGGCTGCCAGACTGTCGGCATGGCAGACCTGATCCTGTCCGCCGCAGCGATCGTCACGATGGACGAGCAGGTACCGCGCGCACAGGCGGTCGCCGTCTCGGACGGTCGGATCGTGGCCGTCGGAAGTGTCGACGAGTGCCGGGCAGCGCTGCCCGGTGCCGACGTCCACGACACCGGTGTCGCGGTGCTTGCTCCGGGCTTCGTTGAGCCACACGGACATCCCCTCATCAGCGGGGTGGCGACGCAGGCCCCGGCCCGATCCATCGCGCCGTGGGATGCACCGACGTGGAGAGATGTGGAGCAGATCTTCACCGAGGCCCTGCGCAGCACCGACACCGCGACCCCGTTGTGGTTCGCGGGTTTCGACGCCTTGCTGCACGGACACCCCGCGCCGCGCGCTGACGAGCTGGATCGCATCTTCGGCGACCGGGTTGCGGTCATCACTGACAACTCCGGTCACGGCGTGTACTTCAACTCGGCGTTGATCCGGCGCTACGGCTGGGACGCCGACGCGCCGGCCGACCCGGTCGCGTCGCACTACGGACGCACCGCCGACGGTGCACTGAACGGACAGGGTTTCGAACTGCCGGTGGTGACCGCGGTGACCGGGCCGCTGATGGCAGAGATGGGTGATCCGCTGTTGTCGGCCGCCCGGTACTTCGCGCTGATGGCGCGCGGCGGCTACACCTCCACTTCGGACATGACCTACGACCCGAAATTCGCTGCGGGTTACGAGGCCCTCGCCGCGACACCGTCATGTCCGCTGCGGGTCAGCATGTGGGAGATGTCAATCAGCGAAAGTTATGCCGAACCAGCAACTTTCACAGCCGGCGAAGCGTGGCTGACCAAATCAGGTGTGAAGTTGTGGACCGACGGCTCACCGTGGGTGGGCAACATCGCCATCTCGTTTCCGTACCTGGACACCGAGGCCACGCGCCGTGCCGGCATCGACCCGGCCACCGCAGGTGGTGTGGACTCGATGAACTACGGCCGTGAGCAACTCGATGCGATCCTCGACAAGGCAGCACCGGCCGGATGGCAGATGGCGTTTCACGCCAATGGCGACCTGGCGCTGGACCTGGCGCTGGACGCCTACGAAGACGCGCTGGGCCGCCATCACCTGCTCGGCAGCGACCATCGCTGGCGGCTCGAGCACTGCGGCGCGGGCACCCGCGCACACTTCGACCGGGCCGCGCGCCTCGGCGTGCACGTGTCGCTGGCACCGTTTCAGTACTACTACTGGGGCGATCTGCTCGACGGCGCGATGTTCGACACCGAGCACGGTGCGCGCTGGGCGGCGTTCGCCGACGCTGTCGATTCCGGGGCGTGCGTGTCGCTGCACAACGACGGGTCGGTCTCACCGCCGACACCGGTGGTCAACATCGCCACCGCGGTCACCCGGCGCACCCGGGCCGGTGGGGTGCACCGACCTGATCAGGCGATCCCGCTGGAGCAGGCCTGGCGGGCGCAGACCATCGACGCCGCCCGCACGCTGCGTCGTGAGCACCTTGTCGGTTCGATCACGCCGGGCAAGTTGGCCGATTTCGTCGAGTTGAGCGCCGATCCGTGGGCGGTGGCACCCGAGGCGCTGATCGACGACATTCAGGTGACGGGAACCTGGTTGGGCGGCAGACGAATCGATCTGGGCGAGTTCCTCGGCGCGGTCGGCGGCGCCGACA from Mycobacterium sp. SMC-4 includes:
- a CDS encoding SURF1 family protein, whose amino-acid sequence is MRRFTFLLQPQWLALYVVVIAFAYLCFTVLAPWQLGKNTTTSQRNDQIARSLDAEPTALTSVLPQQDSSIDDEEWQRVTATGRYLPEAQVVARLRLVEGDPAYEVLVPFVVEDGPTVLVNRGFVRPVGGSGVPEIAPAPAETVTITARLRHSEALAQNRAPFVADGAQQVYSINTEQISALTGVPLTSAYLQLVDDQPGGLGAIPLPHLDAGPFLSYGIQWIAFGVIAPLGVGYFVYSEIKVRRREKALARDADDRGELSAEEKLADRYGRRH
- a CDS encoding amidohydrolase, whose product is MADLILSAAAIVTMDEQVPRAQAVAVSDGRIVAVGSVDECRAALPGADVHDTGVAVLAPGFVEPHGHPLISGVATQAPARSIAPWDAPTWRDVEQIFTEALRSTDTATPLWFAGFDALLHGHPAPRADELDRIFGDRVAVITDNSGHGVYFNSALIRRYGWDADAPADPVASHYGRTADGALNGQGFELPVVTAVTGPLMAEMGDPLLSAARYFALMARGGYTSTSDMTYDPKFAAGYEALAATPSCPLRVSMWEMSISESYAEPATFTAGEAWLTKSGVKLWTDGSPWVGNIAISFPYLDTEATRRAGIDPATAGGVDSMNYGREQLDAILDKAAPAGWQMAFHANGDLALDLALDAYEDALGRHHLLGSDHRWRLEHCGAGTRAHFDRAARLGVHVSLAPFQYYYWGDLLDGAMFDTEHGARWAAFADAVDSGACVSLHNDGSVSPPTPVVNIATAVTRRTRAGGVHRPDQAIPLEQAWRAQTIDAARTLRREHLVGSITPGKLADFVELSADPWAVAPEALIDDIQVTGTWLGGRRIDLGEFLGAVGGADNAEHSHLAERKATGCC
- a CDS encoding cobalamin biosynthesis protein — encoded protein: MSVWVGLGRSAGIAAAAIADSAFGDPQRGHPVALFGTAAAAAEQRVYRDNRSAGIVYTAGLLTAVAAAATVVQRCSARRGPPAEMAWVAAATFVALGGTSLCRTGHQMAALLAAGDVQAARRLLPSLCGRDPRALDVAGLTRAALESIAENTSDAQVAPLVWVSVAGAPGVLVYRAANTLDAMIGHRSERYTRFGWAAAKFDDVANLVGARVTGLLVVGCAPLVGGSPAAAWRAWRRDAAKHPSPNAGVAEAAFAGALGVQLGGPTQYAHQLEIRPTLGEGRRPEVADLSRAVRLSRAVQLSAAVFAVGVSAVCRSGRRASPRR